A genomic segment from Flavobacterium sp. 9R encodes:
- the msrA gene encoding peptide-methionine (S)-S-oxide reductase MsrA translates to MKKILLFMLLTTSIGFSQKKTVPPSPSSSSDTIVLAGGCYWCVEAVYENLKGVQKVVSGFAGGTVKNPSYEAVSSGTTGAAEVVQITFNKNETNLDEIFKVFFTVHDPTTLNRQGADVGTQYRSAIFFKDEAQKKAGQQIIQALTKAKAFDRPIVTTIEPLTAFYKAKDSHQDYYEKNQSQPYCQLVIQPKLEKFEKVFKNRLKSKN, encoded by the coding sequence ATGAAAAAGATACTTCTTTTTATGCTTTTGACAACCTCCATTGGTTTCTCTCAAAAAAAAACAGTTCCACCCTCTCCTTCTTCCTCTTCAGACACTATCGTTTTGGCAGGAGGCTGTTATTGGTGTGTTGAAGCTGTTTATGAAAACCTTAAAGGAGTACAAAAAGTAGTCTCTGGATTTGCTGGAGGTACGGTAAAAAATCCAAGTTATGAAGCGGTTTCTTCAGGTACAACTGGAGCGGCTGAAGTGGTTCAAATTACATTTAACAAAAACGAAACCAATTTGGATGAAATTTTCAAAGTGTTTTTTACCGTTCACGACCCTACTACATTGAATCGTCAAGGAGCTGATGTAGGGACACAGTACCGCTCAGCAATATTCTTCAAAGATGAAGCACAAAAAAAAGCAGGTCAACAAATCATACAAGCGCTGACCAAGGCAAAAGCTTTTGACCGTCCAATAGTAACTACAATAGAACCTCTTACTGCTTTTTATAAAGCCAAAGACAGTCATCAAGATTATTATGAAAAAAACCAATCTCAACCGTATTGCCAACTCGTGATACAACCCAAATTAGAGAAATTTGAGAAAGTTTTTAAAAACCGACTTAAATCAAAAAATTA
- the idi gene encoding isopentenyl-diphosphate Delta-isomerase → MEEEKVILVNELDEQIGLMPKLEAHQKAILHRAFSVFILNDKNEIMLQQRAQHKYHSPLLWTNTCCSHQREGETNIQAGGRRLFEEMGFETEIKELFHFIYKAPFDNGLTEHELDHVMVGYYNDDPHINPDEVHDWKWMKIEEVKNDMLIHPESYTVWFKIIFDEFYHFLEEHTI, encoded by the coding sequence ATGGAAGAAGAAAAAGTTATCCTAGTCAATGAATTAGATGAACAGATTGGTCTAATGCCGAAATTAGAGGCACATCAAAAAGCAATTCTGCATCGCGCTTTCTCAGTTTTTATCTTGAATGATAAAAATGAAATTATGTTACAACAAAGAGCTCAGCACAAGTACCATTCACCTTTACTTTGGACAAACACTTGTTGCAGTCACCAAAGAGAGGGTGAAACAAATATTCAAGCAGGCGGTAGACGTTTGTTTGAAGAAATGGGTTTTGAAACTGAGATAAAAGAGTTATTTCATTTCATTTACAAGGCGCCATTTGATAATGGATTAACAGAGCACGAATTAGACCATGTAATGGTAGGCTATTATAATGATGACCCACATATCAATCCTGACGAAGTTCACGACTGGAAATGGATGAAAATAGAAGAAGTAAAAAATGACATGCTTATCCATCCGGAAAGTTATACGGTGTGGTTCAAAATTATTTTTGATGAATTCTATCATTTTTTAGAAGAGCACACTATCTAA
- the msrB gene encoding peptide-methionine (R)-S-oxide reductase MsrB: protein MKEVLHKPENPYYSNTDTKKVTIPNSEWKKILSPDLYAVAREADTERAFTGTMWNSETKGTYYCAACGNLLFKSNQKFVSSCGWPSFFEQENKESITFKPDNSYGMQRIEANCGRCDSHLGHLFDDGPAPTGKRYCMNAISLDFVPENN from the coding sequence ATGAAAGAAGTACTTCACAAACCAGAAAACCCTTATTATTCTAATACAGATACTAAAAAAGTAACGATTCCAAATTCTGAATGGAAAAAAATACTTTCGCCCGATTTGTATGCTGTAGCGAGAGAAGCTGACACGGAAAGAGCCTTCACAGGGACTATGTGGAATTCAGAAACGAAAGGCACTTATTATTGCGCTGCTTGTGGCAACTTACTTTTCAAATCCAATCAAAAATTTGTAAGTAGTTGTGGTTGGCCGAGTTTTTTCGAACAAGAAAACAAAGAGAGTATCACTTTCAAACCCGACAACTCTTATGGTATGCAGCGAATAGAAGCAAATTGTGGCCGCTGTGATAGTCATTTGGGACATCTGTTTGATGATGGTCCTGCACCAACGGGAAAACGCTATTGTATGAATGCTATTTCTTTAGATTTCGTTCCTGAAAATAATTAA
- a CDS encoding peptidase M61, which yields MKKIIVSLALASVLLSCKSTVSTSNKKEEVNVTIDLIDVKDDKVQVTILAPKINSDQITYSIPKIIPGTYSNDNYGRYIDDLKAFDNKGTLLEVKKTDENTWTIPGAKKLYKITYLVNDTFDSEKGAGFGQEDIFSPAGTNIEAGTNFMVNMHGFVGYFQDKKEIPYRVNITHPETLWGATSMIDLDSKNNSDEFVVSRYGELVENPVMYAKPDYTTFTVDGMDITIAVFSPGKKVTAENITPEMKKMMMAQKTFLGKINANKKYTVLLYLSSMKPNDAKGFGALEHPTSTTVVMPETIPLNMLQEQMKDVVSHEFFHIVTPLTIHSKEIQYFDYNTPKMSEHLWMYEGVTEYFANLFQINQGLITEEAFYERIADKIEQAKRMNDTMPFTTMSANVLQEPYKAQYLNVYQKGALIGMCIDIIIREKSEGKRGILDLMHKLSNEYGVTKAFDDKELFDKIVALTYPEVGDFLKTYVSGPTPIPYDLFLNKVGVSKSTVKVPGGIFLKGQRPYITINPQTNEIVILPNIELNEFFKALSLKGGDIIVAINGKNFNKENIFELITTSQDWKENETISLKIKRDGKEETINGKVALPYEEKETFSSKDASKNTIKEAWLKG from the coding sequence ATGAAAAAAATAATAGTGTCCTTAGCGCTTGCATCTGTGCTGCTAAGTTGTAAATCAACCGTATCTACTTCAAACAAAAAAGAAGAAGTAAATGTAACAATAGATTTGATTGATGTAAAAGACGATAAAGTACAAGTAACCATCTTAGCACCTAAAATCAACTCAGACCAAATAACCTATAGTATTCCAAAAATCATCCCAGGAACTTACTCTAATGACAATTACGGCAGATATATCGACGATTTAAAAGCATTCGATAATAAAGGTACACTATTAGAAGTAAAAAAAACGGATGAAAATACGTGGACCATTCCAGGTGCAAAAAAATTATACAAAATCACTTACTTAGTCAATGACACTTTTGATTCTGAAAAAGGTGCAGGCTTTGGTCAAGAAGACATTTTTTCTCCTGCAGGAACAAACATAGAAGCTGGAACCAATTTTATGGTTAACATGCACGGTTTTGTTGGCTACTTTCAAGACAAAAAAGAAATTCCATACAGAGTTAACATTACTCACCCAGAAACACTTTGGGGTGCTACATCTATGATTGATTTAGATTCAAAAAACAACTCAGACGAATTTGTAGTTTCAAGATATGGAGAGTTAGTTGAAAACCCAGTAATGTATGCAAAACCAGATTATACTACTTTTACTGTAGATGGAATGGACATTACAATTGCCGTTTTTTCTCCAGGAAAAAAAGTAACTGCTGAGAACATTACACCTGAAATGAAGAAAATGATGATGGCTCAAAAAACTTTTTTGGGTAAAATCAATGCAAATAAAAAATACACTGTGCTATTGTATTTGTCAAGCATGAAACCTAATGATGCGAAAGGTTTTGGAGCTCTAGAACATCCAACTTCAACTACAGTTGTAATGCCAGAAACAATTCCATTAAATATGCTTCAAGAACAAATGAAAGATGTTGTTTCGCACGAATTCTTCCATATTGTTACGCCACTAACCATACATTCAAAAGAGATTCAATATTTTGATTACAACACACCAAAAATGTCTGAACACCTTTGGATGTACGAAGGGGTAACTGAATATTTTGCTAACCTTTTCCAAATCAATCAAGGTCTGATTACAGAGGAAGCTTTCTATGAAAGAATTGCTGACAAAATCGAGCAAGCCAAAAGAATGAATGATACTATGCCTTTCACAACAATGAGCGCTAATGTATTACAAGAACCGTACAAAGCACAATATCTAAATGTTTATCAGAAAGGAGCTTTAATTGGAATGTGCATTGATATTATAATTCGTGAAAAATCAGAAGGAAAAAGAGGAATCCTTGATTTAATGCACAAATTATCAAATGAATATGGAGTTACAAAAGCTTTTGATGACAAAGAATTGTTTGATAAAATTGTCGCATTAACCTATCCAGAAGTAGGTGATTTCCTAAAAACTTATGTTTCAGGCCCAACACCAATTCCTTACGACTTATTTCTAAACAAAGTAGGAGTATCTAAATCAACCGTTAAAGTTCCAGGTGGAATATTTTTGAAAGGTCAAAGACCATATATTACAATTAATCCACAAACTAATGAAATTGTAATACTTCCAAACATCGAACTAAATGAATTTTTTAAAGCATTATCATTAAAAGGTGGAGACATTATAGTTGCCATCAATGGAAAAAACTTTAATAAAGAAAACATATTTGAATTGATAACGACTAGTCAAGATTGGAAAGAAAACGAGACTATTTCGTTAAAGATAAAAAGAGATGGAAAAGAAGAAACAATAAACGGAAAAGTAGCTTTACCATATGAAGAAAAAGAAACCTTTAGCTCAAAAGATGCTTCAAAAAACACAATAAAAGAAGCTTGGTTAAAAGGCTAA
- the aqpZ gene encoding aquaporin Z translates to MKKLFAEFFGTFWLVFGGCGSALFAAGIPNLGIGFAGVALAFGLTVLTMAYAVGHISGGHFNPAVSFGLWAGGRFSAKDLVPYIIAQSVGAIAAAGTLYTIASGKVGFVIDNTKAGAFASNGFGAFSPDGYSMQAAFIAEFVLTLFFLLVILGATDKFANGKFAGVAIGLALTLIHLISIPITNTSVNPARSLSQAIFVGGEPLGQVWLFWVAPILGAVVAGFIYKNLLQDHSEA, encoded by the coding sequence ATGAAAAAACTATTTGCAGAATTTTTTGGAACATTTTGGCTTGTTTTTGGAGGATGTGGTAGCGCTTTATTCGCTGCGGGCATACCTAATTTAGGAATTGGCTTTGCTGGAGTTGCTCTAGCTTTTGGATTAACCGTATTAACAATGGCTTATGCTGTTGGACACATTTCTGGTGGGCATTTTAATCCCGCCGTTTCTTTTGGTTTATGGGCTGGTGGACGATTTTCAGCCAAAGATTTAGTTCCATACATCATCGCACAATCTGTTGGAGCAATAGCAGCCGCTGGTACATTGTACACTATTGCTTCTGGAAAAGTAGGCTTCGTGATTGATAATACCAAAGCTGGAGCTTTCGCTTCTAACGGTTTTGGAGCTTTCTCACCTGATGGTTATTCTATGCAAGCTGCATTTATAGCAGAGTTTGTTTTAACCTTGTTCTTTCTATTGGTTATCCTAGGCGCTACCGATAAATTTGCAAATGGAAAATTTGCTGGAGTTGCCATTGGTTTAGCACTGACGCTAATTCATTTAATCAGTATTCCAATTACCAATACTTCTGTAAACCCTGCTCGTTCATTGTCACAAGCTATTTTTGTGGGAGGAGAACCTTTAGGGCAAGTATGGTTATTTTGGGTAGCACCCATTTTAGGAGCAGTAGTTGCTGGTTTTATCTATAAAAATCTATTACAAGACCACTCAGAAGCATAA
- a CDS encoding MauE/DoxX family redox-associated membrane protein, giving the protein MNSPWHLYVMAFLYIIAGINHFRVPRLYQKIIPTYFPNPSLLNILSGAIEIILGVSLLFPPTTQYAAWGIILLLIAVFPTHIFMLTNPKASMGLPKWLLYLRLPLQFLLMYWAYTYTL; this is encoded by the coding sequence ATGAATTCACCTTGGCATTTGTATGTAATGGCTTTTCTCTATATAATTGCTGGAATCAATCATTTTAGAGTCCCTCGTTTATATCAAAAAATCATACCTACCTATTTTCCTAATCCCTCTTTACTAAACATTTTAAGCGGAGCTATCGAAATTATTCTAGGGGTTTCATTACTTTTTCCTCCAACTACCCAGTATGCTGCTTGGGGAATTATTCTGCTGCTAATTGCTGTTTTTCCAACACATATTTTTATGTTAACCAATCCAAAAGCAAGTATGGGGCTTCCCAAATGGTTGCTATACCTGCGTTTACCCTTACAATTCCTGCTGATGTATTGGGCTTACACTTATACTTTATAA
- a CDS encoding alpha-ketoglutarate-dependent dioxygenase AlkB, producing the protein MKSLFDSEPIVFDVPDASIIYYPNFFSTEEATIFFDTLQKEIPWQQDDIKVYGKVYPQPRLTALFGNEGKSYSYSNITMHPHKWSPLLMNIKEKVEKATETIYSTVLLNYYRDGKDSNGWHADNEKELGTNPIIASLSFGAERIFQLKHNVIPNQKINIPLAHGSLLVMKGTTQHFWKHQIPKTTKPIGPRINLTFRIIP; encoded by the coding sequence ATGAAATCCCTTTTTGATTCTGAACCTATTGTTTTTGATGTCCCAGATGCATCCATTATTTATTACCCTAATTTCTTCTCAACTGAAGAAGCAACCATCTTTTTTGACACTTTACAAAAGGAAATTCCTTGGCAACAAGACGACATCAAAGTCTACGGAAAAGTGTATCCACAACCCCGATTAACCGCGCTTTTTGGCAACGAAGGAAAATCCTATTCCTACTCGAATATTACTATGCATCCTCATAAATGGTCACCACTGCTTATGAACATTAAAGAAAAAGTAGAAAAAGCAACAGAAACAATTTATTCTACGGTATTACTTAATTATTATCGTGACGGCAAAGACAGTAATGGATGGCATGCTGACAATGAAAAAGAATTAGGAACCAATCCCATCATAGCTTCATTGAGTTTTGGAGCAGAAAGAATTTTTCAACTCAAACACAATGTTATTCCAAATCAAAAAATAAATATACCTTTAGCACACGGCAGTCTTTTAGTAATGAAAGGGACTACCCAGCACTTTTGGAAACATCAAATTCCAAAAACAACAAAACCAATTGGCCCCAGAATTAACCTAACTTTCAGAATTATTCCATAA
- a CDS encoding 6-carboxytetrahydropterin synthase, protein MRVTISRKAHFNAAHRLYRKDWTFEQNDAVFGKCNNPNFHGHNYELIVSVTGEIDPETGYVMDVKFLTDIIKSEVEEQMDHKNLNLDVPEFENLNPTAENIVVVIWNKIRAKIKSSLDLEVVLYETPRNFVTYKGE, encoded by the coding sequence ATGAGAGTAACCATTTCCCGAAAAGCACATTTTAATGCAGCACATCGTTTGTATAGAAAAGATTGGACTTTCGAACAGAATGATGCGGTTTTTGGAAAATGTAATAATCCCAATTTCCATGGTCATAATTATGAGTTGATTGTAAGTGTGACAGGAGAAATAGATCCAGAAACAGGTTATGTTATGGATGTGAAATTTTTGACAGACATTATAAAGTCAGAAGTAGAGGAGCAAATGGATCACAAAAACTTAAATTTAGACGTCCCCGAATTTGAGAACCTTAATCCAACAGCAGAAAATATCGTGGTAGTTATTTGGAATAAAATACGCGCCAAAATCAAATCAAGTTTAGACTTAGAAGTTGTACTATACGAAACCCCACGTAATTTTGTAACCTATAAAGGAGAATAA
- a CDS encoding peroxiredoxin yields the protein MPIELGDVIPHFTALDTNGKKFDTKEYIGKKPLVIYFYPKDNTPGCTAQACGFRDQYQDFTDLGAEVIGISSDTVDSHDTFAKRYKLPFVLLSDSDKKLRKLFGVPSGLMGMLPGRVTYVIDKEGKVVLIFDNGINATKHIPVALEALKKIVS from the coding sequence ATGCCAATTGAACTAGGAGACGTAATACCACATTTTACCGCACTTGATACTAATGGGAAAAAATTTGATACTAAAGAATATATAGGTAAAAAGCCATTAGTAATTTATTTTTATCCAAAGGACAATACACCAGGTTGCACCGCACAAGCTTGCGGTTTTAGAGATCAATATCAGGATTTTACTGATTTAGGTGCAGAAGTCATTGGAATTAGCAGTGATACAGTTGATTCACACGATACCTTTGCAAAACGATACAAATTACCATTTGTACTTTTGTCAGACTCAGATAAGAAATTAAGAAAGTTATTTGGTGTTCCTTCTGGCTTGATGGGTATGCTACCGGGTCGTGTTACTTATGTTATTGATAAAGAAGGAAAAGTTGTTTTGATTTTTGACAATGGTATCAATGCTACTAAGCATATTCCTGTGGCACTTGAAGCTTTAAAAAAAATAGTATCATAA
- a CDS encoding IS3 family transposase, whose translation DNAIIENFFGILKSELFYLKKYTSIKQLKMEIKEYINYYNNDRTKSNLNKMSPTKYRAHHYQN comes from the coding sequence GATAATGCCATTATTGAAAACTTCTTCGGAATATTAAAATCAGAATTGTTTTATCTAAAAAAATACACCTCAATAAAGCAATTAAAAATGGAAATCAAAGAATATATAAACTATTACAATAACGACAGAACCAAGTCCAATTTAAACAAAATGAGCCCGACTAAATATCGAGCTCATCATTATCAAAATTAA
- a CDS encoding sterol desaturase family protein → MNEIVSYFTTIPSSHRSLILVGGITIFWLIENAFPLFRFDYKKWQHAGINIFFTLTTIVINFCLAYLLLKTADWTVENNFGILQILPEMPLWLYAIIGLLLLDLIGAYLVHLIEHRTKVLWRFHLIHHSDTWIDTTTANRHHPGESVIRFAFTLLGVFIIGSPMWMVFLYQTLSVVATQFNHANIALPKKLDVFLSYFIVSPDMHKIHHHYKLPYTDSNYGNIFSVWDRLFGTFKTMPRKDIIYGIDTHQDPKEHNELKNLLNIPFQKHRSPEID, encoded by the coding sequence ATGAATGAAATTGTTTCTTATTTTACCACTATTCCTTCTTCGCATAGAAGCCTAATTTTAGTTGGAGGAATTACGATTTTCTGGCTTATCGAAAATGCATTTCCATTGTTCCGTTTTGATTATAAAAAATGGCAACATGCCGGAATTAATATTTTTTTTACATTAACGACCATTGTCATTAATTTTTGTTTAGCCTATCTTTTATTAAAAACAGCCGATTGGACTGTTGAAAATAATTTCGGAATTCTTCAAATACTACCAGAAATGCCATTATGGTTGTACGCAATTATTGGATTATTGCTATTGGATTTGATTGGAGCTTATTTGGTACATCTCATCGAACATCGAACAAAAGTTTTGTGGCGTTTCCATCTTATCCATCATTCAGACACTTGGATAGATACTACTACAGCCAATAGGCATCACCCTGGAGAAAGTGTCATTAGATTTGCTTTTACACTATTAGGAGTTTTTATCATTGGAAGTCCAATGTGGATGGTGTTTTTATACCAAACATTATCGGTTGTAGCAACTCAATTCAATCATGCTAACATAGCCTTACCAAAAAAATTAGATGTTTTTTTAAGTTACTTCATTGTTTCACCTGATATGCATAAAATTCACCATCATTACAAACTCCCATATACGGATAGTAATTATGGCAATATATTTTCAGTTTGGGACCGTCTGTTTGGAACCTTTAAAACTATGCCAAGAAAAGATATAATCTACGGAATTGATACCCATCAAGACCCAAAAGAACACAATGAGTTAAAAAACTTATTAAATATTCCTTTCCAAAAACATAGGTCTCCCGAAATTGATTAA
- a CDS encoding type I phosphomannose isomerase catalytic subunit, translated as MQTKLYPLQFEPILKERIWGGEKLKTFLNKPIVSTITGESWELSTVKGDCSVIANGDLKGVDLMKLIENQPAEVLGTTVYQKFGKQFPLLFKFLDAREDLSIQVHPNDALAQERHNSFGKTEMWYVMQADPKSRLIVGFKEDSNASEYVEKLEKKELLSILDTKEVQKGDVFFLETGTVHAIGAGLVIAEIQQTSDITYRLYDFDRVDAHGNTRELHIDLALDAINYKKVDTQKQYTKLVNQSNTMVDCPYFTTNYIPLQDEMVVSKTGESFTVYMVVDGCFSIDINGVEYDYQTGDTVLVPAALQSFKLNGNASLLEIYIS; from the coding sequence ATGCAAACCAAACTATATCCTTTACAATTCGAACCCATACTTAAAGAACGTATTTGGGGTGGCGAAAAGCTAAAAACTTTTTTGAATAAGCCTATTGTTTCTACTATTACAGGGGAGAGTTGGGAGTTGTCTACAGTAAAAGGTGATTGTAGCGTAATTGCTAATGGCGATTTGAAAGGGGTTGATTTGATGAAGTTAATCGAAAATCAGCCAGCTGAAGTTTTAGGAACTACTGTTTATCAAAAATTCGGAAAGCAGTTTCCATTGCTTTTTAAATTTTTAGACGCTCGTGAAGATTTGTCGATACAAGTACACCCCAATGATGCTTTAGCTCAAGAAAGGCATAACTCATTTGGTAAAACCGAAATGTGGTATGTGATGCAAGCCGACCCAAAATCACGACTGATTGTTGGTTTTAAAGAAGATTCTAATGCTTCGGAGTATGTTGAAAAGCTAGAGAAAAAAGAGTTACTTTCAATACTAGATACCAAAGAAGTCCAAAAAGGAGACGTTTTCTTTTTAGAAACCGGAACAGTACATGCTATTGGTGCTGGATTAGTCATCGCCGAAATTCAGCAAACCTCAGATATAACCTATAGATTGTACGATTTTGATCGTGTTGATGCTCACGGAAATACTAGAGAACTGCATATTGATTTAGCTTTAGATGCAATCAATTATAAAAAGGTTGACACACAAAAGCAATATACTAAATTAGTTAATCAATCTAATACTATGGTTGATTGTCCCTATTTTACAACGAATTATATTCCGTTGCAAGACGAGATGGTAGTAAGTAAAACAGGAGAGTCTTTTACTGTGTATATGGTTGTTGATGGATGTTTTTCTATAGATATAAATGGGGTAGAATACGACTATCAAACTGGTGACACGGTTCTTGTTCCAGCTGCATTACAGTCTTTTAAGTTAAACGGAAATGCTTCTCTTTTAGAAATTTACATTTCATAG
- a CDS encoding DUF2805 domain-containing protein, with protein sequence MKKSNRKELNWEQTEKLVTLALEERNPFEIIKKEFGLSEKEVLEFMKKKMPAEKYEMWKKKAIASKPKPKPLKIDDFDEDLDGKYYIKNKLD encoded by the coding sequence ATGAAAAAGAGTAACCGCAAAGAATTGAACTGGGAACAAACAGAAAAGCTTGTTACGTTGGCCTTAGAAGAAAGAAATCCCTTCGAGATAATTAAAAAAGAATTCGGACTTTCTGAAAAAGAAGTATTAGAATTTATGAAAAAGAAGATGCCTGCCGAAAAATATGAAATGTGGAAGAAGAAAGCAATTGCAAGTAAACCTAAACCTAAACCATTAAAAATAGACGATTTTGATGAAGATTTAGACGGAAAATATTACATTAAAAATAAATTAGACTAA